From the genome of Latilactobacillus curvatus JCM 1096 = DSM 20019:
ACACGCCAAAATGCGGGTGTGGCGGAATTGGCAGACGCGCTAGATTTAGGTTCTAGTGTCTATATAGACGTGGGGGTTCAAGTCCCTTCACCCGCATTCAATTGAATATTCAATGAAAGTTATCTTATTATGCCGACTTAGCTCAGTTGGTAGAGCATCTGATTTGTAATCAGAGGGTCGGGCGTTCGAATCGTCTAGTCGGCATTAAGATGCGGAAGTAGTTCAGTGGTAGAACATCACCTTGCCATGGTGGGGGTCGCGGGTTCGAATCCCGTCTTCCGCTTTCATTATGATTAAGCCGGGGTGGCGGAACTGGCAGACGCACGGGACTTAAAATCCCGCGGTAGGTGACTACCGTACCGGTTCGATTCCGGTCCTCGGCATCATAATGAAAAATGCACCCATAGCGCAACTGGATAGAGTGTCTGACTACGAATCAGAAGGTTGTAGGTTCGACTCCTACTGGGTGCATATAACGGGAAATAGCTCAGCTTGGTAGAGCACCTGGTTTGGGACCAGGGGGTCGCAGGTTCGAATCCTGTTTTCCCGATTGTAACGTAAGTTACATATTATAAATTTAAGTTTTTTGGCGGTGTAGCTCAGCTGGCTAGAGCGTCCGGTTCATACCCGGGAGGTCGGGGGTTCGATCCCCTTCGCCGCTATTTTTCAAAAAACTTGGACCTTTAGCTCAGTTGGTTAGAGCAGACGGCTCATAACCGCCCGGTCGTAGGTTCGAGTCCTACAAGGTCCATCGTTTGGTGAGATTTTGTAGGTGGTTATAATATTTTTATATTATCGCGGGATGGAGCAGTCTGGTAGCTCGTCGGGCTCATAACCCGAAGGTCGTAGGTTCAAACCCTACTCCCGCAATTGGTCGCATGGTCTAGCTGGTTAGGACGCCTGCCTGTCACGCAGGAGATCACGGGTTCGAGTCCCGTTGTGACCGTTTCAAAATGGCTCAGTAGCTCAGTTGGTAGAGCAATGGATTGAAGCTCCATGTGTCGGCAGTTCGATTCTGTCCTGCGCCATATCATGAATATGCGGGTGTAGTTTAGTGGTAAAACCACAGCCTTCCAAGCTGTTGTCGCGAGTCCGATTCTCGTCACCCGCTTTTCATGGGCCTATAGCTCAGCTGGTTAGAGCGCACGCCTGATAAGCGTGAGGTCGATGGTTCGAGTCCATTTAGGCCCATTATCTAAATAATATGGAGAAGTACTCAAGTGGCTGAAGAGGCGCCCCTGCTAAGGGTGTAGGTCGGGAAACTGGCGCGAGGGTTCAAATCCCTCCTTCTCCGTTTTGTATGGCCCGTTGGTCAAGTGGTTAAGACACCGCCCTTTCACGGCGGTATCATGGGTTCAAATCCCGTACGGGTCATTGTAACAATGTTACATTTTATATGTTTTATGGAGAATTACCCAAGTCTGGCTGAAGGGAACGGTCTTGAAAACCGTCAGGTGGGTTCTGCCCACGCGAGAGTTCGAATCTCTCATTCTCCTTTATATTATCGCGGGATGGAGCAGTCTGGTAGCTCGTCGGGCTCATAACCCGAAGGTCGTAGGTTCAAACCCTACTCCCGCAATTTGGTCGCATGGTCTAGCTGGTTAGGACGCCTGCCTGTCACGCAGGAGATCACGGGTTCGAGTCCCGTTGTGACCGTTTCAAAATGGCTCAGTAGCTCAGTTGGTAGAGCAATGGATTGAAGCTCCATGTGTCGGCAGTTCGATTCTGTCCTGCGCCATTTTTGGAGGAGTAGCGAAGTGGCTAAACGCGGCGGACTGTAAATCCGCTCCTTCGGGTTCGGTGGTTCGAATCCACTCTCCTCCATATTTTTTAGGGATATAGTTTAAAGGTAGAACTACGGTCTCCAAAACCGTCAGTGTGGGTTCAATTCCTACTATCCCTGTTTATATTATAGCTTGCATATTATGTGTGAATGTAGTATAATTATTCATGTTAATGATGGCGGTATTGGTGAAGTGGTTAACACATCGGTTTGTGGATCCGACATACGTGGGTTCGATTCCCACATACCGCCTTTATTCTTGGGCTATGGCCAAGCGGTAAGGCAACAGGTTTTGATCCTGTCATGCGCTGGTTCGAATCCAGCTAGCCCAATTTACTTTTTAAGGGACAGGATTTGTTCTTTTATGGCGGTATAGCCAAGTGGTAAGGCAGAGGTCTGCAAAACCTTTATCACCGGTTCAAATCCGGTTACCGCCTTTGCGTTTAGGCGCTAACCTTAATTGGTCAAAATGCCGGTGTGGCGGAATTGGCAGACGCGCGGGATTCAAAATCCCGTTTCCTCACGGAAGTATCGGTTCGACCCCGATCACCGGTATAATTGAACATTATACAGTTTTAAAAAGCCTTAGAGATAGGGCTTTTTTTGTTGCGTTAATACCATGGTTCTTTTGAATACTAATAGTTAATTGGTAGATTGCAAATTTAATCCGAATTTTTGGACAAATTTGTCAGCATAACCTGATACGGTGTTTGCCAGTCGAGTATTTTAAGCGGTCGCTGGTTAATTTGGAGTAACGTCGTCGTTAAATCTTGAGCACTAATGTGCTCAAAACGAGTCCCTTTAGGATAAAAATAACGTAAATTCCGATTAAAGCGTTCATTACTACCACGTTCAGCTGGAGTATAAGCATGGCAGTAATAGGTCTTAATACCATATTGTGATTCAAGTGATACTAGCCCACTAAACTCAGTGCCACGGTCCACAGTAAAGCTGTGCACCGGACCATTAAAAGTGGTTAGGAACTTAGTTAGTGCTTCATTAACAGTCGCTGTCGTCCGATCTTTTAACCGGTATGCCCAAAGGAACCGTGATTTGCGATCGATTAAAGTTAATAAAACTGCCTTACTATGCCCACGAGGACCAACGACTGTATCTAGTTCAAAATCGCCGATGCGCTTACGTTGATTAATCATCATGGGACGCTGTTCAATTGATCGCCCCAAAGATTGATTATATTTGGATCGTTGGTCAACGTTACGCCGTTGGCG
Proteins encoded in this window:
- a CDS encoding IS30-like element ISLpl1 family transposase gives rise to the protein MSSITYSERIKIETFCELGLSNIQMGVRLNRSPSTISYELSRCQPYQAELAQTDAEYKRSRCGRKTKLSDELKQKILNHLRLSWSPGMIAHEFKLATKSIYNWLNQGRIGFSLNDLPEHGVRQRRNVDQRSKYNQSLGRSIEQRPMMINQRKRIGDFELDTVVGPRGHSKAVLLTLIDRKSRFLWAYRLKDRTTATVNEALTKFLTTFNGPVHSFTVDRGTEFSGLVSLESQYGIKTYYCHAYTPAERGSNERFNRNLRYFYPKGTRFEHISAQDLTTTLLQINQRPLKILDWQTPYQVMLTNLSKNSD